Proteins encoded within one genomic window of Lysinibacillus sphaericus:
- a CDS encoding GTP-binding protein: protein MTLELHNTENPISNAERMKLNENWQRIISGYSYLQQQIKMLSGSTEVDELLQRLNQAVDNANTTVQQSIETNNTTLQEALSTISQKLVQVNKAITEANSARPEVNTAKQGALAASEQVQTALASLELMVKNMGSRGNWNNTTQYYKNNLVLFNGSSFIALQDNLGKTPPSDIQSNVYWSMLAKQGPAGKSAYELAVENGFKGTMKEWIESLKGLRGPKGPQGPPGPQGETQHAVNFNQEIQTLQTTVNQLNEKKANKKLSDSIQCTLQAGWSHQRKAPLIYYKDDFGIVHVQGEIINSGSQSHNVCTVLPVGFRPRSDVDRRQEVVAIGYKFNHRAVNVPPIVTTISIERSGFIHCDTQFDKIAMAFSFRTD from the coding sequence TTGACTTTAGAATTGCATAACACAGAAAATCCCATTAGTAATGCAGAACGAATGAAGCTCAATGAGAACTGGCAACGAATTATATCGGGGTATAGTTATTTGCAACAACAAATCAAAATGTTGTCTGGCAGTACAGAAGTTGATGAATTGTTACAGCGATTAAATCAAGCTGTAGATAATGCGAATACTACAGTGCAACAATCTATAGAGACGAATAACACAACATTGCAAGAAGCACTTAGTACTATCTCGCAAAAATTAGTACAGGTTAATAAGGCAATTACAGAAGCCAATTCTGCTCGCCCTGAAGTCAATACTGCTAAACAAGGTGCTTTAGCGGCATCAGAGCAAGTTCAAACAGCCCTCGCTTCATTGGAATTAATGGTTAAGAATATGGGTTCTAGGGGCAATTGGAATAATACGACGCAATATTATAAAAATAATTTGGTTCTCTTTAATGGTTCATCCTTTATCGCCTTACAGGATAACTTAGGAAAGACGCCTCCGAGTGATATTCAATCGAATGTGTATTGGTCAATGCTTGCTAAACAAGGACCTGCAGGGAAATCAGCATACGAACTAGCTGTTGAAAATGGATTTAAGGGAACGATGAAAGAATGGATTGAATCTTTAAAAGGTCTCCGAGGTCCAAAGGGTCCACAAGGTCCACCGGGTCCGCAAGGAGAAACACAGCATGCAGTAAATTTCAATCAGGAGATTCAGACATTGCAGACAACAGTAAATCAGTTGAATGAAAAAAAGGCAAACAAAAAGCTATCAGACAGCATCCAATGTACACTTCAGGCTGGATGGAGTCATCAACGAAAGGCCCCTTTAATCTATTACAAAGACGATTTTGGCATCGTGCATGTACAAGGGGAAATCATTAATTCCGGAAGCCAATCTCATAATGTATGTACAGTATTGCCAGTTGGATTTAGACCACGTAGTGATGTGGATAGACGGCAGGAAGTAGTTGCCATAGGGTACAAGTTTAATCATAGAGCGGTGAATGTTCCACCAATAGTAACGACAATTAGCATAGAACGCTCCGGTTTTATCCATTGTGATACCCAATTTGACAAGATCGCAATGGCATTTTCATTTAGGACAGATTAG
- a CDS encoding discoidin domain-containing protein — translation MKKILLMFLISIPFFTFSTIGDAHAATDSTSLIPKMTSDNAPSGKATSSDAWFPAYFAFDGVPHYSINGGFHGWGTSATTGWLAYEFNEPKVINKYVLYYGESQSSGPGLLTTVPNSWTFEGSNDGENWIELDKVSNYTSTSWKSGENAFEIESREPYKHFRINVTKNNGSVSGQVNLTIHELELWGYDATEKPNPEPKPDPIPDQNRAILVITLVTGVEKEYDLSLEEVNSFINWYDSANGEKSYSINRTNKNKGPFKTRKDYFVHDKILMYEVSEY, via the coding sequence TTGAAAAAAATTTTGTTAATGTTTTTAATTAGTATTCCATTTTTTACTTTTTCTACAATTGGAGATGCACATGCAGCAACAGATTCAACAAGTTTAATTCCAAAAATGACATCAGATAATGCTCCAAGTGGAAAGGCTACAAGTAGTGATGCGTGGTTCCCAGCCTATTTTGCTTTTGATGGAGTACCCCATTATTCAATAAATGGAGGTTTTCATGGATGGGGAACCTCTGCAACAACAGGTTGGCTTGCATATGAATTTAATGAACCAAAGGTTATAAATAAATATGTTTTATATTATGGAGAAAGTCAGAGTAGCGGCCCAGGATTATTGACAACTGTACCCAATTCTTGGACATTCGAAGGGTCAAATGATGGGGAGAACTGGATAGAACTTGATAAAGTAAGTAACTACACATCTACATCTTGGAAAAGTGGAGAAAATGCTTTTGAAATCGAAAGCAGAGAACCGTATAAACACTTTAGAATTAATGTTACTAAAAATAACGGAAGTGTTTCAGGGCAAGTAAATCTTACTATCCACGAATTAGAACTATGGGGTTATGATGCTACGGAAAAACCAAACCCTGAACCTAAGCCAGATCCTATACCAGATCAAAATAGAGCTATCTTAGTAATAACTTTAGTTACTGGTGTAGAGAAAGAATATGATTTAAGTCTTGAAGAAGTTAATAGTTTTATAAATTGGTATGATTCCGCTAATGGAGAGAAATCATATTCTATTAATAGAACTAATAAAAATAAAGGTCCTTTTAAAACAAGGAAAGATTATTTTGTACATGATAAAATCTTAATGTATGAAGTTAGTGAATATTAA
- a CDS encoding M15 family metallopeptidase yields MSVTTTCRDLSELLPVAQTACRLLFQQCYKAGIQNIFVTETYRSQARQNYLYTQGRTRPGKIVTWTLKSNHTSRLAWDIAVAPPKPLYDIDTLTKIGAIARKLGITWGGDWARRIDRPHFEVKPNWKMPRGYKLEGQVIVPSNSKMKVQLIVEDKKEEINVANTIWNPGSPAMRTEAENFISQAVKEGIIQASHLKDLRNGLMTTDRLIGLYITIQQRRSK; encoded by the coding sequence ATGAGTGTTACAACTACATGCCGAGATTTAAGCGAATTACTACCAGTGGCTCAAACGGCTTGCAGATTGCTCTTTCAACAGTGCTACAAAGCAGGTATTCAAAATATCTTCGTTACAGAAACATACCGATCGCAAGCACGGCAAAATTATCTATATACACAAGGGCGTACAAGACCAGGGAAAATTGTAACGTGGACGCTAAAGAGTAATCATACTTCACGTTTAGCGTGGGACATTGCCGTGGCTCCACCGAAACCCTTATATGATATAGATACATTAACAAAAATAGGGGCAATAGCTCGTAAGTTAGGTATTACGTGGGGCGGTGATTGGGCACGTAGAATTGACCGACCACATTTCGAAGTGAAGCCCAATTGGAAGATGCCTAGAGGGTACAAATTAGAAGGACAAGTAATTGTGCCAAGTAACAGTAAAATGAAAGTCCAATTAATTGTGGAAGACAAGAAGGAGGAAATCAATGTGGCAAATACAATTTGGAATCCAGGTTCACCAGCGATGAGAACAGAGGCGGAGAACTTTATTTCGCAAGCTGTGAAGGAGGGCATTATTCAAGCTTCACACTTGAAGGATTTGCGGAATGGTCTTATGACAACGGATCGTTTGATTGGTTTGTATATTACAATTCAACAAAGACGTAGTAAATAA
- a CDS encoding multidrug effflux MFS transporter produces the protein MKKNIGNKTPSLLLLIVLVGFPQISETIFSPSLPSIAAVFETSMSDAQLTMSVYFIAFAFGVFFFGRLSDKIGRRKAMLYGLFLYFFGNVLCLVANEMAVLLVARFIQAFGASVGSVVTQTILRESFSGVERHKLFAQITAALAFTPALGPLIGGFTDYYFGFKVVFFVLVAMSIIVFCYAYIRLPETVLTTIQMKPILPIVKRMFTNARLWRYGVLIGGINGVLFSYYTEAPFIFTQYFKLTSAVYGFLGIIVALASIAGAMLSKRLVSHTKPEKIIVQGLVIMLIGTLLATSVQFLPNALQMPTMIVSVFIILFGTGTALPICLSIALIDFQDVIGSASAIFSLGYYLLVSATIYGMSIFHNGTVLAMPLYFLALGIVMLLISLPLLYKKM, from the coding sequence TTGAAGAAAAACATCGGAAACAAAACACCTAGCTTATTATTACTGATTGTACTAGTAGGCTTCCCACAGATTAGTGAAACTATTTTTAGCCCATCATTACCATCTATCGCAGCAGTATTTGAAACTTCTATGAGTGATGCACAGCTTACGATGAGTGTGTATTTTATCGCTTTTGCCTTCGGAGTATTTTTCTTTGGGCGTTTATCCGATAAAATCGGTCGTCGCAAGGCAATGCTATATGGGCTATTCTTATATTTTTTTGGTAACGTACTTTGTTTAGTAGCAAATGAAATGGCGGTTTTATTAGTCGCACGGTTTATTCAAGCTTTTGGTGCAAGTGTTGGCTCTGTCGTGACACAAACGATTTTACGAGAAAGTTTTTCTGGTGTTGAGCGTCATAAATTGTTTGCTCAAATTACAGCTGCCCTTGCCTTCACACCTGCCCTTGGTCCATTAATCGGTGGTTTTACTGATTATTATTTTGGCTTTAAGGTCGTATTTTTTGTGTTAGTTGCTATGAGTATTATTGTATTTTGCTACGCGTATATACGCTTACCTGAAACAGTGCTAACAACAATCCAAATGAAGCCTATACTACCAATAGTAAAGCGCATGTTTACAAATGCGCGTCTATGGCGCTACGGCGTATTAATTGGCGGTATTAACGGTGTATTATTTAGCTATTATACCGAAGCACCATTTATTTTTACGCAATACTTTAAACTAACAAGTGCTGTGTATGGTTTTTTAGGTATTATCGTTGCTCTCGCTTCTATTGCGGGTGCGATGCTATCTAAACGACTTGTTAGCCATACAAAACCTGAGAAGATTATCGTACAAGGGTTAGTCATTATGCTCATCGGTACATTGCTCGCTACATCGGTGCAATTTTTACCAAATGCATTACAAATGCCAACCATGATTGTTAGTGTGTTCATTATTTTATTTGGTACAGGTACCGCTTTACCAATCTGTTTAAGCATAGCGCTCATTGACTTTCAAGACGTCATTGGTTCTGCCAGTGCGATATTTAGCTTAGGGTATTATTTACTCGTTAGCGCTACAATCTATGGTATGAGCATTTTCCATAATGGAACAGTCCTTGCAATGCCCCTATATTTTTTAGCACTAGGGATTGTTATGCTCTTAATAAGCTTACCATTACTTTATAAAAAGATGTGA
- a CDS encoding phage holin family protein, with product MKTDTLYTSLVGGSMAGVAYFVGGIDHLIKALTIFMAIDYILGTMVAFVVKNVDSRKALIGLFKKVAMILMVIAAVQLDLATESGNFMRNAMILFLIGMEGISMIENLGKLGLKVPKFLTNSFKQLQIDNDDKKDDKQ from the coding sequence ATGAAAACAGACACATTATATACATCACTTGTAGGCGGCTCCATGGCAGGGGTCGCTTATTTTGTTGGTGGGATTGACCATTTAATCAAAGCACTCACTATCTTTATGGCGATTGATTATATTTTAGGGACTATGGTTGCTTTTGTTGTGAAAAACGTTGATAGCAGAAAAGCCTTAATAGGACTGTTTAAAAAAGTGGCCATGATTTTGATGGTGATTGCAGCAGTACAATTAGACTTAGCAACCGAGAGCGGAAACTTTATGCGCAATGCCATGATTCTTTTTCTAATCGGGATGGAAGGGATTAGTATGATTGAGAATCTTGGAAAGTTAGGTTTGAAAGTACCAAAGTTTTTAACGAACTCTTTTAAACAGCTACAAATCGACAATGATGATAAAAAGGATGATAAACAATGA
- a CDS encoding phage tail domain-containing protein, producing the protein MDAKLVKMNREEIILSQERFVTKDIIVSPIEINRDIADVERRAGAINELVKHGTRKIQLHLMFIAKDHSDFETLENRAFDLFTDLEPYYLYKAIPTKQSTMYEFELPGKQWGRELDFIPSEVAFLYGKRYFVINSNMSEVAQDGLTGRFTVELETYQLPYAESAATLKDLKLWDANKWEWNQGLTWDEDLQYKFTANNFTVKNLGNVKIDPRESELKITIKATASSYLEFKNNTTSEVFRFNGALIGTDTLVLNGIHTYKNGANAILNTNKKPLTLVPGNNVFSVSGGTVQSIEFDFRFLYK; encoded by the coding sequence GTGGATGCGAAGTTAGTAAAAATGAATCGCGAAGAAATTATTTTGTCTCAGGAGAGATTTGTTACGAAAGACATCATCGTTTCTCCTATCGAGATTAATCGCGATATAGCCGATGTTGAAAGACGAGCAGGGGCTATCAATGAATTAGTTAAACACGGCACACGTAAAATTCAGCTTCATCTAATGTTTATTGCAAAAGATCATTCAGACTTTGAAACACTTGAAAATAGAGCGTTTGATCTGTTCACAGATTTAGAGCCGTATTATTTATATAAAGCTATACCAACAAAGCAATCCACTATGTACGAATTCGAGCTACCAGGTAAGCAATGGGGTAGAGAGCTCGATTTTATTCCTAGTGAGGTTGCTTTTTTATATGGGAAACGATACTTCGTTATCAATAGCAATATGTCTGAGGTTGCACAAGATGGGCTCACAGGTCGATTCACGGTTGAATTAGAAACTTATCAACTTCCTTACGCAGAAAGTGCTGCAACATTAAAAGATTTAAAGCTGTGGGACGCTAATAAGTGGGAATGGAATCAAGGGTTGACGTGGGACGAGGATTTACAGTACAAGTTTACGGCCAATAATTTCACAGTGAAAAACTTAGGCAATGTCAAAATTGATCCGCGTGAAAGTGAATTGAAAATAACGATTAAGGCAACAGCATCGAGCTATTTAGAATTTAAGAATAATACCACTAGCGAAGTGTTTAGGTTTAATGGCGCTTTAATAGGTACAGATACATTAGTTTTGAATGGCATTCACACTTATAAAAACGGTGCGAATGCCATTTTGAATACAAATAAAAAGCCATTAACGCTTGTGCCGGGAAACAATGTTTTTTCAGTGTCCGGTGGAACTGTGCAATCAATCGAATTTGATTTTAGATTCTTATACAAATAG
- a CDS encoding BrxA/BrxB family bacilliredoxin, translating to MNAYDEYMKQVVKPMREELVEAGFKELTTADAVNEFMAEAKGTSLVVINSVCGCAAGLARPAAREAVAAVKPDNLVTVFAGQDPEATAAMRGFFEDVPPSSPSMAILKDGELAYFIPREQIEGFPVEQITAHLTGVLEQTCEK from the coding sequence ATGAATGCTTACGACGAATATATGAAACAGGTAGTGAAGCCGATGCGTGAAGAGTTGGTGGAGGCTGGATTTAAAGAGCTGACAACGGCGGATGCTGTTAATGAATTTATGGCGGAGGCAAAGGGGACTTCTTTGGTTGTTATCAATTCGGTATGTGGATGTGCGGCAGGGTTGGCTCGTCCAGCGGCTCGGGAAGCGGTAGCTGCGGTTAAACCGGATAATCTTGTAACTGTATTTGCAGGGCAAGATCCAGAAGCAACTGCTGCAATGCGTGGTTTTTTTGAGGATGTACCACCAAGTTCACCATCAATGGCCATTTTAAAAGATGGGGAATTGGCTTACTTTATTCCGCGTGAACAAATTGAAGGCTTCCCAGTGGAGCAAATTACTGCACATTTAACAGGTGTTTTAGAGCAGACATGCGAGAAGTAA
- a CDS encoding phage tail protein, whose amino-acid sequence MLVVKNFAGNQTEPFFTTSAPVFEQDTLGNLTLEFTINKSNNEDGFNLLQEESIVTAANYDFRVKQLIDNKPERKTILAISTFFDLAYQFKDKTFGGTHSSQEFITYLLSGTGWSATIDFTETATIYKFGSKNIIQCVNQICDAFNCEFEILPNNRVHFSKSLGPDNGAQYRYGHNIKALSRKIDTTHLRTKITATGKNGLTVTYTSPNHTIWGIRIANPISDERFTNADNLLKKAKDALIDYPEVSFELDTIELLDKQLGEKVWLIYEPIEGLKLQTRILKRFCIVDEVTDELKTMAVTLGNSLPRTMSDNEVDTEELIEDTKEELSEVIEENKKEYKSAITQTDSRITLEVEKLNKSIATIDLKADQISLSVSNRIANEVAAINVRANQIQSTVSAQNVSIGNLNNRIGSAESSITQQSWQISQKVSTTDYNGNTIASLINQTSTTISIQASKINLVGAVRVLSDISGNLGSITSGNIHIKEDIHMGRRLYFSDMTSVGGANGTIQLSAWNDIIYSGSRHSFNGTVDFSGARVVGLGGGGNYVSTNTLGLEITQSTNNARTIVFKRYGRDLGTITLR is encoded by the coding sequence ATGCTAGTCGTTAAAAACTTTGCTGGAAATCAGACAGAGCCTTTTTTCACAACATCTGCACCAGTATTCGAACAAGATACTCTAGGTAATTTAACGCTTGAATTCACAATCAATAAATCAAATAACGAAGATGGATTTAACCTTCTTCAAGAAGAGTCAATTGTCACAGCAGCTAATTATGATTTTCGAGTAAAACAATTAATTGATAATAAGCCAGAACGCAAAACCATCCTTGCCATCTCGACATTCTTTGACTTAGCGTATCAATTTAAAGATAAAACTTTTGGTGGCACTCATAGCAGTCAAGAGTTTATAACCTACTTGCTTTCTGGTACAGGTTGGAGCGCAACTATTGATTTCACGGAAACTGCTACAATTTATAAATTTGGTTCAAAAAACATCATCCAGTGTGTTAATCAAATCTGTGATGCCTTCAATTGTGAATTTGAGATATTACCAAATAACCGAGTTCACTTTAGTAAATCACTTGGTCCGGATAATGGAGCACAGTATCGCTATGGTCATAACATTAAAGCACTTAGCCGAAAGATTGATACAACCCATCTACGAACAAAAATTACAGCAACAGGTAAAAATGGTTTGACTGTAACCTACACCTCACCAAATCACACAATATGGGGTATTCGTATTGCTAATCCAATTAGTGACGAGCGATTTACAAATGCAGATAACCTATTGAAAAAGGCTAAGGATGCACTTATTGACTATCCAGAAGTATCGTTTGAGCTGGATACAATCGAATTATTAGATAAACAGTTAGGTGAAAAGGTATGGCTGATTTACGAGCCGATTGAGGGCCTGAAGCTACAGACTCGAATACTTAAACGTTTTTGTATTGTAGATGAGGTTACAGACGAGTTAAAGACTATGGCTGTCACACTAGGCAACTCCTTACCTCGCACAATGTCAGATAATGAGGTTGATACGGAAGAGCTTATCGAAGATACAAAAGAAGAACTAAGTGAAGTTATCGAGGAAAATAAAAAGGAATATAAGTCTGCCATCACACAAACTGATAGCCGTATTACCCTTGAGGTAGAAAAGTTAAATAAATCAATTGCTACTATTGATTTGAAAGCCGACCAGATTAGTCTATCAGTGAGTAATCGAATTGCAAATGAAGTGGCTGCTATTAATGTTCGTGCTAATCAAATACAGTCAACGGTAAGTGCTCAAAACGTTTCAATTGGCAACTTAAATAACCGTATAGGTAGCGCTGAAAGTAGTATTACACAGCAATCTTGGCAAATCAGTCAAAAGGTAAGTACAACGGATTACAATGGCAATACCATTGCATCTTTAATTAATCAAACATCCACCACAATTAGTATTCAAGCATCAAAAATTAATCTTGTAGGCGCAGTTAGGGTTCTTTCAGACATTAGTGGGAATTTAGGTTCGATTACTTCGGGTAACATTCATATTAAAGAAGATATTCACATGGGACGCAGACTCTACTTTAGTGATATGACATCTGTAGGAGGCGCAAATGGGACGATTCAATTAAGTGCTTGGAATGACATTATATATAGCGGATCACGTCACTCTTTTAATGGAACGGTTGATTTTAGTGGAGCAAGAGTAGTAGGCCTTGGCGGTGGAGGAAATTATGTAAGTACTAACACGCTTGGTCTAGAAATTACACAAAGTACAAATAATGCAAGAACAATTGTTTTTAAACGATATGGTCGGGATTTAGGTACGATTACATTAAGATAA
- a CDS encoding phage tail protein, with amino-acid sequence MNENFTARIGARITQFMARMRQVQNTIRTTANDVRIDIGADISQFRRRMAEIRARIAALIRERVVIKIEARIEAFQKKINRIATNIRAFGEIIQHTLMGTIMAVFPAISPLLANTAVAIANLGPMIGTVAGSTFALAGAFTAAGAAAVAFGAVAIPTIKALFDETGPPFNALQKKAWNSFESVKDTYQSLVKETETPVLQAFTSAMHATDAILNKLRPLFISSAQAVANLMAQLNTAIDTSPIQKFLMYLNTSGVSLLETFGRSFGNVFKGLLSMLTAFAPLSISTANGFEAMTARFAEWANGLSGSAKFQAFMDYVNTNMPKIRAIFRDAIAGVVYFFSAFAGSSSSMMDGLVSMMGRFKEWSATLSQNQGFQQLIDYVHQSAPSVMNLIGNLTTFLVNLGIGMAPIGATIINLANKFLTFANSLMENNRSIGVIIAGLISFGGVLLAIVPNIIAFKELFRGFGSSMFGGIGKALKSVTRLFTNFSGTMASLGAKVMTFATNFGKAFGLITNPVGLVVIAIVGFIAILVRLYQTNEKFRTQVQTVWEAIKTGISVAVTAVKDLVMSVWSQITAFWTENQASIKATALVVWNVIENVVTSVMSVIGTIMQKIWPVVKALIVSTWEAIKNVIQGAIKVILGIVKTFSALFRGDWQGVWDGIKQILSGALQAVWGAINLYFVGKLLGPLKAFGSTAKTLLQGVWTTIKGIFTNTLNAIKSTVSTIFNGLKNTIKTIWNGIKSFFNTVLNGINSIFTSVWRSIASFLDNFFTSLIGTIQSVWNGIKSFISSVLKAIANIIKSIWNGIKTTINTILNGIKRTIETIWNGFKTTVSTAMKNVKSAVVNGWNAAKSFLQNISLVKIGEFIVAGLVKGISNWFGKVKAKVMELAQLLPTWLRNKLGIHSPSRVMMSVGKWIPSGLAKGISGNTKVVTKAAAVLAANAVPDISSSLSTTKAEMKLAASQLAEAARADLRILTDGLSVKSAISSAQKTSITSESVLDLSVLEKVIQLLRVIADKDLSLELDGHVLTNYVDERTARKVDVKRSMRGV; translated from the coding sequence ATGAACGAGAATTTTACTGCACGAATTGGCGCGCGTATTACGCAGTTCATGGCACGGATGCGCCAAGTCCAAAACACAATACGCACGACGGCAAATGATGTGCGTATTGATATTGGGGCAGACATTAGTCAGTTCCGTCGTCGCATGGCTGAAATTCGAGCTCGCATTGCAGCTTTAATTCGCGAACGAGTCGTTATTAAAATTGAAGCGCGAATAGAAGCATTTCAGAAAAAAATCAACCGGATTGCCACGAATATTCGTGCTTTTGGTGAGATAATACAACACACCCTCATGGGAACAATTATGGCCGTCTTTCCAGCAATATCCCCATTATTAGCGAATACTGCTGTTGCTATTGCGAATTTAGGTCCGATGATTGGTACTGTCGCTGGTTCTACATTTGCATTAGCCGGTGCCTTTACAGCTGCTGGTGCCGCAGCGGTTGCGTTTGGCGCAGTAGCAATCCCGACAATTAAAGCGTTATTTGATGAAACCGGCCCACCATTTAATGCATTACAAAAGAAAGCTTGGAATTCATTTGAAAGTGTAAAGGATACTTATCAGTCACTTGTAAAAGAGACTGAAACACCAGTTTTGCAAGCTTTTACAAGCGCCATGCACGCAACAGATGCCATACTGAATAAATTACGGCCTCTATTTATCTCAAGTGCACAAGCAGTGGCAAATTTAATGGCTCAACTCAATACGGCTATCGATACGTCACCTATACAAAAGTTTTTAATGTATCTAAATACTAGTGGTGTCTCACTGTTGGAGACGTTTGGTCGCTCATTTGGAAATGTGTTTAAAGGGTTGCTATCGATGTTGACAGCTTTTGCGCCATTAAGTATCAGTACAGCAAACGGTTTCGAAGCAATGACAGCACGATTTGCAGAGTGGGCAAATGGATTAAGTGGTAGTGCAAAATTCCAAGCGTTTATGGATTACGTGAATACAAATATGCCAAAGATTCGCGCTATCTTCCGAGATGCAATCGCTGGCGTTGTGTATTTCTTTAGTGCATTTGCGGGTTCTTCATCAAGCATGATGGACGGGCTCGTATCGATGATGGGTCGATTTAAAGAGTGGTCAGCCACACTTAGTCAAAATCAAGGTTTCCAACAATTGATTGATTATGTCCATCAATCAGCGCCTAGTGTTATGAACCTAATTGGTAATTTAACGACTTTCCTTGTGAACTTAGGTATTGGCATGGCGCCTATTGGTGCAACCATTATCAATCTAGCCAATAAGTTTTTAACTTTTGCTAATAGCTTGATGGAAAACAATCGATCCATAGGGGTTATCATAGCGGGGCTTATTTCGTTTGGTGGTGTTTTGCTTGCCATCGTACCAAATATAATTGCATTCAAAGAGTTATTCAGAGGGTTCGGCTCATCCATGTTTGGTGGTATTGGGAAAGCGCTGAAATCCGTAACCAGGTTATTTACAAACTTTAGCGGAACAATGGCATCATTGGGTGCTAAAGTGATGACTTTCGCTACAAACTTTGGGAAAGCATTTGGACTAATTACGAATCCAGTAGGTTTAGTTGTCATAGCAATCGTCGGTTTCATCGCCATCTTAGTACGTCTATATCAAACGAACGAAAAGTTCCGAACTCAGGTTCAAACTGTTTGGGAAGCAATTAAAACCGGAATTTCCGTAGCAGTAACTGCTGTTAAAGATTTGGTGATGTCCGTCTGGTCACAGATTACAGCATTCTGGACGGAAAACCAAGCAAGTATTAAGGCGACTGCTTTGGTTGTATGGAATGTAATCGAAAATGTTGTGACGTCTGTGATGTCAGTCATAGGGACAATCATGCAAAAGATATGGCCAGTCGTAAAAGCGCTCATTGTCTCTACATGGGAAGCGATTAAAAATGTGATCCAAGGTGCCATTAAGGTTATTTTGGGTATCGTCAAAACATTCAGCGCACTATTTAGAGGTGACTGGCAAGGTGTCTGGGATGGAATAAAACAAATCCTTAGCGGTGCGTTACAAGCAGTCTGGGGTGCAATTAATCTTTACTTTGTAGGGAAATTACTTGGACCGTTAAAAGCATTTGGCTCAACAGCAAAAACGCTTTTACAGGGCGTTTGGACAACAATTAAAGGTATTTTCACCAATACTTTAAATGCGATAAAAAGTACGGTTTCAACCATCTTTAACGGACTGAAAAATACAATTAAAACGATTTGGAATGGTATTAAATCGTTTTTCAATACTGTTCTAAATGGCATTAACTCTATTTTTACGAGTGTTTGGCGAAGTATCGCTTCATTCCTAGATAATTTTTTCACAAGTCTAATCGGCACAATTCAATCTGTTTGGAATGGTATTAAGAGCTTCATCTCAAGTGTCTTAAAAGCTATTGCAAACATTATTAAAAGTATTTGGAACGGTATTAAAACAACCATTAATACAATTCTAAATGGTATAAAAAGGACTATTGAAACCATTTGGAATGGGTTTAAAACAACCGTATCAACGGCGATGAAAAACGTTAAATCGGCTGTTGTGAATGGATGGAATGCGGCAAAGTCTTTCTTACAAAATATTAGTCTAGTGAAAATTGGTGAATTTATCGTAGCTGGTTTGGTGAAAGGGATTAGTAATTGGTTTGGTAAAGTAAAAGCCAAAGTTATGGAACTTGCCCAACTGTTACCAACTTGGTTACGAAATAAATTAGGTATTCACTCCCCATCCCGTGTCATGATGTCAGTCGGTAAATGGATTCCATCCGGGCTTGCCAAAGGGATTAGTGGCAATACGAAAGTTGTAACGAAAGCTGCAGCAGTTTTGGCTGCAAATGCAGTTCCCGATATTAGTTCAAGTCTATCAACTACCAAAGCGGAAATGAAGCTTGCAGCGTCACAATTAGCCGAAGCTGCTAGAGCAGATTTGCGTATCTTAACGGATGGGCTATCGGTGAAAAGTGCCATCAGCAGTGCTCAAAAAACAAGTATTACAAGCGAATCTGTACTTGATTTATCGGTGTTAGAAAAAGTTATTCAGCTCCTTCGAGTTATCGCTGATAAAGACCTGTCACTTGAACTTGATGGTCATGTTTTAACGAATTATGTTGATGAGCGAACAGCAAGAAAAGTAGACGTAAAACGTTCTATGAGAGGAGTGTAG